One Arthrobacter sp. B3I4 genomic window, CAGCTTCTCGAGGCGCTTTTCAATCGCCGCGAGGTAGCGCGGCAGCTGGCTGAGCTGGGCGTAGCCCGTGCGTGCCACGAAACCCGGGAACACCAGCTGTTGCAACTGCGCCTTGATGTCGTTGAGGGCGCTGATCAGAGCCAGGCTGGTGGTGCCTTTGAGCTGCTTCTCGATCCGCCGCGTGCTGGCGAGGATCCGTTCGACGACGGCGGTGACGGTGAATACGGTGTCGATCAGTTCCGCCCGGACCTGCTCGTACAGCGCCTTAAAAGAGGTTTCGTCCCACGGCAGCGCCGCCGGGGTCAACTTGTCGATCGCGGCCAGGGCACAGTCAGCGATCAACGCCGACACCGAACCGTGCGGGTTCTGGCTGAACGTCAGCTTCTCGATGTTGTTCAGGTGCTCCAGGACGTAGCGGTCCGGTGGCGGCACCTTGAGGGCCAGCAGCCGGATCACCCCGCCGCGCATGGCCTGCTCCTGCTCGGAGGAGGTCTGGAAGAGCCGCAGCGCCACCGAAGCGCCCTCATCGACCAGTGCGGGATAGCCGGTAACGGTGTGACCCTTCACGGTGCCCTGCACCTGCCGTTGCACGGCGCCGAACGTCCAGTCCTTGAGGCCGGAAAGTTCGGTGAAGCCGGACGACGACGCCGGGGCCAGGGGCTGCGCCGCGGCGCCTGCCGGGTCCGATTTCCCGCCCTTCTGCCCGCCGCCCTTCTGCCCGCGGGCCGCCGGCGCCGTCGTTGATGGTGTGGCGCCGAGGGATTCGGCGATGGCTCGCCGGGTGGCAGGTGCCAGCTTTTGCTGCAGGGCGGCGAGGTCCTTGCCCTCGTCGAGCACCTTGCCGCGGGAGTCGACTACGCGGAAGCTGACCCGCAAGTGCGCCGGCACGGCGTTCCAGTTCCAGGATCCCGGCGGAATAATCTGGCCGCGGATCCGGCGCAGGACCAGTTCCAGCGACGACTCGAGTTCGTCCGTGGCGGGATCGAAATCGGCTTCCAGCGCGGCGACGGCCTGCCGGGCGACGTCGGGTGCGGGGACGAAGTTTTTGCGCACCTGCTTGGGCAGCGACTTGATCAGGGCCGTCACCAGCTCGACCCGCTGGCCGGGGATCAGCCAGCGGAACGCGGCGTCGTCCAGCTGGTTCAGGAACAGCACCGGAACCTCGGCGGTGACGCCGTCGGACGGATTCGGCGGCGAACCGGGCGCGACCGGATGGAACTCGTAGCTCAGCGGCAGCTCGAAGCCCCTGTGCAGCCACGTCTTCGGGTAGGCCGAGTCGTCCAGCGCGTCCGCGTCGTCGCTGATCAACAGCGACTGGTCGAAGTCCAGCAGCGCGGGGTCCTGCTGCCGGGCCTCTTTCCACCACTTATCAAAGTGGCGCTCGGAGACCACGTCCTTGCCGATCCGCGCGTCGTAAAACTCGAAGAGGGTCTCGTCATCGACCAGGATGTCGCGGCGGCGCATCCGCGCCTCGAGCTCCTCCACTTCCTGCAGCAGGGCACGGTTGCGGTGGAAGAACTTGTGGTGGGTCTGCCAGTCGCCCTCGACGAGGGCGTGCCGGATGAACAGCTCCCGGCACAGTTCCGGATCCACCTTGCCGTAGTTAATCCGCCGGCTGGGGATGATGGGCACGCCGTAGAGCGTTACTTTCTCGTGCGCCATCACCGAGCCCATTTTCTTGGACCAGTGCGGTTCGCTGTAGCTGCGCTTGATCAGGTGCGGGGCAACCTGCTCGGCCCAGAGCGGATCAAATTTCGCCGCCACCCGGGCCCACAGCCGGCTGGTTTCGACCAACTCGGCTGCCATCACAAAGGTGGGGGACTTCTTGAACAGGGCGGAGCCGGGGAAAATGGCGAAGCGGCTGCCGCGGGCGCCGGCATATTCGCGCTTGCGTTCGTCCAGGATCCCGATGTGGCTCAACAGCCCCGACAGCAGGCTGATGTGGATGCCCTCGTGGTTGCCGACCGGATCGGTGAGCCGTTTGTTGTCCAGGCTGATGCCCAGCGGCCGGGCCAGCTGGCGCAGCTGGGCGAAGAGGTCCTGCCATTCGCGCACGCGCAGGTAGTTGATGAACTCGTTGCGGCAGAGCCGGCGGAACGCCGTGGAGGAAAGCTCCTGCTGCTTTTCCTGCAGGTAGTTCCAGAGGTTCAGGTAGCCGGTGAAGTCCGAGTTTTCGTCCCGGAACCGGGCGTGCTTCTCGGCGGCGAGCTGCTGCTTGTCGGTTGGACGCTCGCGCGGGTCCTGGATGGTCAGCGCCGCGGCGAGGATCATGACCTCGCGCACGCAGCCGCGCTTACCGGATTCGACGATCATGCGGCCGAGCCTGGGGTCCACCGGCAGCTGGGCAAGCTGCTGCCCGACGGCGGTCAGGCCGCTGCCGTTCCGGCCCGAACCGTTCCGGCCAGCGCCCGGACGGCGGCCCGGGCGCGCGTCGCCGTCATTCGTCTGTTCCTGCGGCCGCGGAGCCGTCAGGGCACCGAGCTCGCGGAGCAGGGAGACGCCGTCGTTGATGGCGCGGGAGTCCGGCGGTTCCACGAACGGGAAGTTCTCTACGTCCTTGGGGCCGCGGGCGACGCCCATGGCGGTCATCTGCAGGATGACGGCGGCAAGGTTGGTGCGCAGGATCTCCGGGTCGGTGTACAGCGGCCGGGACTCGAAGTCCTCTTCGGAGTACAGCCGGATGGCGATGCCGTCGGAAACGCGGCCGCAGCGGCCCGAACGCTGGTTGGCCGAAGCCTGGGAGACCCGTTCGATCGGCAGGCGCTGGACCTTGGTGCGGTGTGAGTAGCGTGAGATCCGCGCCGTGCCCGGTGTCGATGACGTACTTGATGCCGGGGACGGTGAGCGAGGTTTCAGCGACGTTGGTGGCCAGGACGATCCGCCGCTTGCTGCCCGGGTGGAAGACCTTGTGCTGTTCCTGCAGACTAAGCCGCGCGAAGAGCGGAAGGACCTCGGTGCCGGCCAGCCGCCGGTTGCTCTGGATCCGTGCATTGAGGGCCTCGGCGGCGTCGCGGATCTCACGCTCGCCGGAGAAAAAGATCAGGATGTCGCCGGGCGCTTCGAGGGCGAGTTCGTCGACGGCGTCGCAAACGGCATCCAGCGGGTCGCGGTCCTCTTCGAGTGCGTCGTCGGAAGCATCGGGGTCGTCGTCCCCGGCGGTGCTGCCGCCGGCAGGCTGGGAGAGCGGACGGTAGCGGATCTCCACGGGGTAGGTCCGGCCGGAGACTTCGATGATGGGGGAGGGCTCTTCCTCGCTGCCGAAGTGCTTGGCGAACCGCTCGGGATCGATGGTGGCCGACGTGATGATGACCTTCAGGTCCGGGCGTTGCGGGAGAATCCGTTTTAGGTAGCCGAGGATGAAGTCAATGTTGAGGCTGCGTTCGTGCGCTTCGTCAATGATGATCGCGTTGTATTTGCGCAGCAGCTTGTCGCGCTGGATCTCGGCCAGCAGAATGCCGTCGGTCATGAGTTTGACCTTGGTGGAGCGGCTGACTTCGCCGGTGAACCGGACCTGGAAGCCGACTTCCTGGCCGATCTCGACGCCGAGTTCCTCGGCGATGCGCTCGGCGACGGTGCGAGCGGCCAGCCGCCGCGGCTGGGTGTGGCCGATCAGGCCGTTCTCGCCGAGGCCCAGCTCGAGGCACATCTTGGGGATCTGGGTGGTCTTACCGGAGCCGGTCTCGCCGGCAATGATGGTCACCTGGTTTGCGGCGATGGCGGCCATCAGGTCCTCGCGGCGCTCGGAGACCGGCAGCTCTGCGGGGTAGGAGATATGGAATGTCATGGCTTCAGACAGTCTACTGGGAACCGTCAGGGGGCCGTCCGCACAGAAAACTAAGGTTGCTGAGGAATAGTTCCCCGCCCGCCGGCCTTGGAGCAACTATGACGACTATTGCAATCATTGGAGCAGGATCAGGACTCGGCGCCGCAGTCGCGAGGCGCTTTGGCGCGGAAGGCTTCTCCGTCGCGCTGATTTCCCGCAACCAGGGACGTGTTGACGCCCTTGCCGAAACGCTCGCGGGTGAAGGCATTGAAGCCAAGGGCTTTGCTGCGGACGTCCGGGACCCGGAATCCCTCGCACGCGCCCTGGAGCGCGCCACCGAGACCCTCGGACCGATCGAGGTGTTGCAGTACAGCCCGCTGCCGCAAAAGGACTTCATGCGGCCGGTTCTCGAGACCACGCCGGCCGACCTGGTGGGCCCGGTGGAATTCTCTATCTACGGTCCGGTCGCGGCTGTCCACCAGGTCCTTCCCGGCATGCGGTTCCTCGGCGAGAACAAGGGAACAATCCTCTTTGTCAACGGCGGCTCGGCCGTGAAGCCGGGACGCAATGTCACGGGAACCTCGGTGGCCTTCGCCGGGCAGGCAGCCTACGCCCAGCTGCTCAACGAGGCCCTTGGCGAGGAAGGCATCCAGGTATCCCAGCTCATCATCGGGGGCCGCATCATCGAGGGGGATCCTGAAAAGGACCCGGCGGTTCTCGCCGGCCACCTCTGGGACCTGCACACCAAGCGTGACCGGTTCCGCCTTCAGATCAGCGCCGACTAGGGCCCCCACGCCGCCCGCTCCGGCCGGGGTTGGACAACGTTCGGCAAATATTGCTGCAGCGGCCGGTTACGGCCCTGACAGAGGAGGTAGTACTTGAGCACGAAAACCTGGTTCATTACCGGAACATCACGCGGGTTCGGCAGGGAATGGGCGCTCGCGGCCCTGGAGCGCGGGGACAACGTCGCCGCCACCGCACGGGACACCACAAGCCTCGACGGCCTCGCCGGTGAATTCGGCGATCAGGTCCTGCCGATGGCGCTTGACGTTACTGACCGGGATGCCGTCTTCACGGCGGTGGCCCGGGCGCAAGAGCACTTCGGCGGACTGGACGTTGTGGTTAACAACGCCGGCTACGGCCAATTTGGCACGGTCGAGGAACTCAGCGAAGAGGAGGCGCGGAACCAAATCGAGACCAATCTCTTCGGCGCGCTGTGGGTGACCCAGGCCGCGTTGCCGTTCCTGCGGGAGCAGGGCAGCGGCCACATCATCCAGGTTTCCTCGGTGGGTGGTGTGTCGGCCTTCCCCACTGTAGGTATCTACCACGCGTCCAAGTGGGCGCTGGAGGGACTGAGCCAGTCGCTCGCCCAGGAAGTCGAAGGGTTCGGGATCAAGGTGACGCTCATCGAGCCGGGCGGCTTCGCCACGGATTGGGGCGGCAGCTCCGCACGGCACGCGACGGCCATGCCGGCCTACGACGGAGTGCGTGAGCAGGCAGCCAACAGGCCCAGCCGCCGCGGCACGCCCGGTGACCCCAAGGCCACCGGGAAGGCCATCCTGACGCTGGTCGACGCCGCAGAGCCGCCGCTGCGCGTCTTCTTCGGCGAAGCGCCGCTCGGCATCGTCACGGCGGACTACGAGTCGCGCCTTGCGACCTGGAACGAGTGGCAGCCGCTTTCCGTCGCCGCCCACGGCGGCTAGCCCCCGGCGATTCAGCCGACAACAAGGGCCCCGGCCGCCGGTTTTGTTAACCGGTGGCCGGGGCCGCTTTTGTGTTGCTTTTCTTGTCGGGGGACTGCACAGGATCAGAAATTCCGCAGGGTGTAGCCGGTGCTGGGCAGGTCCCGGGCCATCCAGTACTCATGCGAGCGGACGGGCGGGTTGTGGCCGAGGCCATCTTTCCGCAGGCTGCGGAGCGTGGCGGCGACGGCGGCGAGAACCAGGATGATGAGGGCGATTCCGATGAGTTCCATACCTCCATGGTTCTCCGGAGAGAGAAACAAAATAAGTGGCAGAAACGACCAAATAGCTATAATTTCTGCCACACTGGAGGAATGATCAATTCAGTGGCGATGATCGTGGTTCCCAACTTCTCCGTCTTCGAGTTCGGGACTGCCTTTGAAGTGTTTGGTGTTGACCGTTCGGACCGCGGCACGGGCGTGCCTGCCTTCGATTTCCGGGTCTGCACACCGGAGCCGGGCGACGTTCCGATGAAGTCCGGGCTGTCCATGCATGTACCGCTCGGGCTGGAAGCGGCAGCCGATGCGGACCTGGTCATCATGACGCCGTTCGGCAAGGACGCGGATGTTCCCGAGTCCGTGCTGGAGGCGTTGCGGGCCGCGCACGCGCGGGGTGCCTGGGTCATGTCCATCTGCTCCGGAGCTTTCGCGCTGGCCCGCGCCGGATTGCTCGACGGCCGCCGCTGCACCACCCACTGGCATTACTCCCAGGAGCTCGCGAGCCGCTACCCGGCCGCCCTGGTGGACGAAAATGTGCTGTACGTCCAGGACGGGCGGATTATCACCAGCGCCGGCACCGCCGCGGGAATCGATGCCAGCCTGCACCTGGTCCGGGTGGAGCTGGGCGCGAACGTGGCGGCAAGTATCGCCCGCGACATGGTCGTTCCGCCGCACCGCGACGGCGGCCAGGCCCAGTACATCGACCGGCCGATGCCCAGCTGCGGGTCGCAGCCGATCGAAGAACTGCTGCGCTGGATGGTGCGGAACCTGGAGGAGGAACACTCCGTCAACGAACTGGCAGCCCGCGTGCACATGTCGCCGCGGACCTTTGCCCGGCGTTTCCGGGCCGAGACGGGCGCGACCCCCGCGGCGTGGTTGAACTCCCAGCGGGTGCTCCGGGCCCAGGAACTGCTCGAAACCACGGACCTCAACATCGACGAGATCGCCCGGGAAGCAGGCTTTGGCCACTCAGTGCTGTTGCGGCACCACTTCGCCAAAGTGCTGGACACCAGCCCGCAGTCCTACCGGCGGACCTTCCGCGGGCATCTGCAGGCGGTGGTCTAGCCGCGCCGGGATTCCGCTTCGGCAGCGGCGCGCATCGAATCGACGAGGGTCCGCCACGGCCCGGTAAGGTCACGCTCCGGCAGGGTGGCACGGCGCTCGCCGGCCCGGATGCTGTAGACAAAGCGGTCCGGCTGAACGCTGCGGCCGGCGTCAGGCGCAGCAGCGCCCGGCAGTTCGTCCCAGGGGCAGGCCTCCACGAGGCTCAGCCACTGGTTCCGGTCATCCGGGGTGACCGCCTCCACGCTCCAGACGCGCTCGATGCCGGCGATGCCGCCGCTGCGCTGGACGGTGATTTTCACGGGCGTATTTCCGCTGTTAGGGTCACGGTGCGGGTCCTAGGGGCAGTCTTTCGGTTACAGCCTCACTTTGACAGTGTCCCACGCCTGCCGGACGGCGTCATGCTCTGCGGAATCCGCGCCATAGAGATCCTTCGCGGACGCCGCGGTGGCCTTGGCGAAGGCACTGAAGGTCGCGGCGGCGGCCAGCGTTCCGCCTGTCAGGGTGTCATACCAGATCCGCCCCGGCGTCTCCCACGCGTTGCCGCCCAGCGCACTGGCGACCAGGTAGAAGGCGCGGTTGGGAATGCCTGAGTTCAAGTGCACGCCGCCGTTATCGGCGCTGGTGTGGACATAGGAATCCATCGAGTCCGGCTGCGGATCCTTACCGAGCACGTCGTCGTCGTACGCGGTTCCGGGAGCCTTCATGGAGCGCAGGGCCTGGCCCTGCACCTGGTCCGTGAACAGGCCCTCCCCGATCAGCCAGCTGGCCTCGGACGCAGACTGGCGCTTCACGTACTGCTCCACCAGGGCGCCAAAGACATCCGACAGGGACTCGTTGAGGGCGCCGGCCTGGTTGCGGTAGGCGAGTCCGGCGGAGAACTGGGTGACGCCGTGCGCGAGCTCATGGCCGATCACGCTCAGTGACGCCGTAAAGCGGTTGAAGACGTCGCCGTCGCCGTCCCCGAAGACCATCTGCCGGCCGTCCCAGAACGCGTTGTCGTAGCGCTGGCCGAAGTGCACCGTGGCGTCCAGGGGAAGCCCGTTGCCGTCGATGGAGTTGCGCCCGAATGCCTCCGCATAGAGGCGGTGCGTGCTGCCCAGGCCGTCATAGGCCTCATCCGCGGCAGGATCACCGGAGGCGGGTTCGCCCTCCTTGCGCACCAGGACGCCCGGCAGGTTTTCCGAGCCCTTCGCGTCGTACACCGTCCGCTGCGGCGGGCCGGGCGTAAGCTGCCGCAGCCCCGGGGGCACGGCCGGTGCCGGTGCCGAACGGGACGCCTGAAAACTCTTGACGTGCTGCAGGGCTTCCCTGGCGGCGCGGGCTGCTGCCTGCAGACGCGGTTCGGAGTGTTGCGCGGCAAGCCGGCGCAACAGGTAGGGAGGAATGATGGAGCAGTACATGTGAGACCCCTTTGCTTCTGCCGATGCGAACAGCCTACGAGGGGGCACCGACATTTGGCAGGGGGATTTGATCAGTTTGGGGCGCATCGGTTGCTGCCGGGCGGATACGGTAGGCCAATGGCCGAAACCGAGAAGCGCAAGAAATCCAGCTCCACCCTGCTGACCGTCATCATCGCCTTCGTAGCGAATATCCTCGTCGCGACGGCGAAGTCGGTGGCGGCGTTCATCACCGGATCGGCGTCGATGACCGCCGAGGCGGCGCACTCCTGGGCGGACACCGGAAACCAGGTGTTCTTGTTCTTCGCGGAGCGCCGGTCGGTCAAACCGCGGGACAAGAGCCACCCGATGGGTTACGGACGGGAAGCCTACGTCTGGTCAATGTTTGCGGCGTTCGGGCTCTTCACCGCCGGAGCGGTGGTGTCCATCATGCACGGCATCCAGCAGATTATCGAGCCGGAGCCGGCGACCGACTTCGCCGTGGCGTACTGGGTGCTGGGCGCGGCCTTCGTCTTCGAAGGCATCTCCTTCATCCAGGCTTTCCGTCAAACCCGGAAGGCGGCCCACGAGCTTGAACGGCACACCCTCGAGCAGGTCCTGATCAGCTCCGACCCGACCCTGCGCGCCGTCTTCGCCGAAGACGCCGCAGCCCTGATTGGCCTCGTCGTGGCGTTCGCGGGCGTGTTCCTGCACCAAGTCACCGGCTCTGCGCTGCCGGATGCCATCGGGTCCATCATTGTCGGCGTGCTGCTCGCCGTCGTCGCCGTCGTACTCATCGACCGCAACCGGCGCTTCCTAGTCGGCCAGGGCGTCACCCCGGACATTGAACGCTCCATGGCCCGCCGGGTGCTGGAGCACCGGGACATCGCCCGGCTCACCTACCTCCACCTGGAGTTCGTCGGCCCCCGCAAGCTGTACCTCGTTGCCGCAGTGGACCTGCAGGGCGACCACCCGGAACACGAAGCGGCCGTGGCCCTGCGCCGGGTGGAGCGCGAGCTGGAGGACCACGAAACGGTGGAGGAGGCCGTGCTGACGTTGTCCACCCCGGATGAAGCCACATTGGACTTCGAGTCGGAGGACAGCTCTGTCCGTCCTTCCTGAGGTGGCGTCCGCCGCCCCCGCAGGGCATGCAAAAACCCCGCCGTTTCACTGAAACGGCGGGGTTTTGGCTGTGCCCTCGATTGGAATCGAACCAACGACCTTCTGCTCCGGAGGCAGACGCTCTATCCCCTGAGCTACGAGGGCAATCAGGGATCCTGCCGTTACCGGCGGGACGTCCTAGAGCTTAGCAGGAAGGTGGGGTCCAAAGGAAAATCGCCGGTCCGTGAGAGCCGGCGGCTGTGCCGGCCCGGTGCTGCCGGCAGCCCGCAAATGCTCTTGTGCGGCAGGTCAGAGTGGATGGAATCGGACGGTATCTTTGAGGAGTCGTCGAATGGATCGGCGCGGGCTTTGGGAGGACGTGCACGTGGCACCGCTAATCGCCGACGGCGGCAAGGCGAGCGTTGAACTGCTCGACGACGGTTACCTGCATCTGCACTGGCAGCCCGGTGCCCACATCCAGATCGAAGACGCCCATGCGGCGATGGCCACAGTGAATGAAGTCTGCGGCCAGAAGCAGTACCCCATGCTCGTTGACATGGCATCAGTGGCTTCCGTCAGCCGGGCAGCCAGGGGCGTGTGGTCCATTCCCTGCAGCGCTTCCCGCATTGCGCTGCTGGGCAAGTCCCCCGTGGACCGGGTGCTTGCGAACTTTTTTCTAGGGGTGCACATCCCGCCGTGCCCGACGCGCTTCTTCACGTCCCGCAATGAGGCCCTGGACTGGCTCGACGCAGA contains:
- a CDS encoding cation diffusion facilitator family transporter, whose amino-acid sequence is MAETEKRKKSSSTLLTVIIAFVANILVATAKSVAAFITGSASMTAEAAHSWADTGNQVFLFFAERRSVKPRDKSHPMGYGREAYVWSMFAAFGLFTAGAVVSIMHGIQQIIEPEPATDFAVAYWVLGAAFVFEGISFIQAFRQTRKAAHELERHTLEQVLISSDPTLRAVFAEDAAALIGLVVAFAGVFLHQVTGSALPDAIGSIIVGVLLAVVAVVLIDRNRRFLVGQGVTPDIERSMARRVLEHRDIARLTYLHLEFVGPRKLYLVAAVDLQGDHPEHEAAVALRRVERELEDHETVEEAVLTLSTPDEATLDFESEDSSVRPS
- a CDS encoding SDR family NAD(P)-dependent oxidoreductase, with product MTTIAIIGAGSGLGAAVARRFGAEGFSVALISRNQGRVDALAETLAGEGIEAKGFAADVRDPESLARALERATETLGPIEVLQYSPLPQKDFMRPVLETTPADLVGPVEFSIYGPVAAVHQVLPGMRFLGENKGTILFVNGGSAVKPGRNVTGTSVAFAGQAAYAQLLNEALGEEGIQVSQLIIGGRIIEGDPEKDPAVLAGHLWDLHTKRDRFRLQISAD
- a CDS encoding GlxA family transcriptional regulator, with amino-acid sequence MINSVAMIVVPNFSVFEFGTAFEVFGVDRSDRGTGVPAFDFRVCTPEPGDVPMKSGLSMHVPLGLEAAADADLVIMTPFGKDADVPESVLEALRAAHARGAWVMSICSGAFALARAGLLDGRRCTTHWHYSQELASRYPAALVDENVLYVQDGRIITSAGTAAGIDASLHLVRVELGANVAASIARDMVVPPHRDGGQAQYIDRPMPSCGSQPIEELLRWMVRNLEEEHSVNELAARVHMSPRTFARRFRAETGATPAAWLNSQRVLRAQELLETTDLNIDEIAREAGFGHSVLLRHHFAKVLDTSPQSYRRTFRGHLQAVV
- a CDS encoding STAS/SEC14 domain-containing protein, giving the protein MDRRGLWEDVHVAPLIADGGKASVELLDDGYLHLHWQPGAHIQIEDAHAAMATVNEVCGQKQYPMLVDMASVASVSRAARGVWSIPCSASRIALLGKSPVDRVLANFFLGVHIPPCPTRFFTSRNEALDWLDADG
- a CDS encoding M4 family metallopeptidase, with translation MYCSIIPPYLLRRLAAQHSEPRLQAAARAAREALQHVKSFQASRSAPAPAVPPGLRQLTPGPPQRTVYDAKGSENLPGVLVRKEGEPASGDPAADEAYDGLGSTHRLYAEAFGRNSIDGNGLPLDATVHFGQRYDNAFWDGRQMVFGDGDGDVFNRFTASLSVIGHELAHGVTQFSAGLAYRNQAGALNESLSDVFGALVEQYVKRQSASEASWLIGEGLFTDQVQGQALRSMKAPGTAYDDDVLGKDPQPDSMDSYVHTSADNGGVHLNSGIPNRAFYLVASALGGNAWETPGRIWYDTLTGGTLAAAATFSAFAKATAASAKDLYGADSAEHDAVRQAWDTVKVRL
- a CDS encoding SDR family oxidoreductase, which encodes MSTKTWFITGTSRGFGREWALAALERGDNVAATARDTTSLDGLAGEFGDQVLPMALDVTDRDAVFTAVARAQEHFGGLDVVVNNAGYGQFGTVEELSEEEARNQIETNLFGALWVTQAALPFLREQGSGHIIQVSSVGGVSAFPTVGIYHASKWALEGLSQSLAQEVEGFGIKVTLIEPGGFATDWGGSSARHATAMPAYDGVREQAANRPSRRGTPGDPKATGKAILTLVDAAEPPLRVFFGEAPLGIVTADYESRLATWNEWQPLSVAAHGG
- a CDS encoding protealysin inhibitor emfourin, which codes for MKITVQRSGGIAGIERVWSVEAVTPDDRNQWLSLVEACPWDELPGAAAPDAGRSVQPDRFVYSIRAGERRATLPERDLTGPWRTLVDSMRAAAEAESRRG